The Bacillus sp. Y1 genome has a window encoding:
- a CDS encoding aminotransferase class V-fold PLP-dependent enzyme, producing the protein MGLLFKIARSEEEMEQIHKLNYRTFVEEIPQHPKSDTERRVDPFHAENTYLICLKNKELIGMIAVRDKRPFSIDKKIGPVEDHLPFQAHLLCEIRLLAVDAKNRNGRVFLGLSQLLANYCIKQGYDAAVISGTTRQTKLYTQLGFTVFHDPVGTEDAQFHPMYITRDTFEKQVSSRIGISSSRFLPGPIMVAEDVTKALISPPISHRSKAFLALFNSVKEKLLRLTKAANCQLLLGSGTLANEVIAMQLKKLSNGVIFINGEFGKRLQGHAIRAGLSFESYEIPWGTSFSPQEIKEVINKHNPEWIWFTHCETSTGVLNSLEDMQKVCMEKDIKICLDAISSIGASPINLSNIYLASGVSGKALGSYSGLSIVFHQHYMKKDEAIPGYLDLGWYIENDGVPFTQSSNLISALHQALEAYEEDQPFERIGRQYLYIREFLESHGIHVLSKIEHSCPTIMTIPFPTKIPSTFIGEDMEMNGYLLHYESAYLKQNNWVQISPINNIEEKETQRMLSQLKELVTYYQSL; encoded by the coding sequence ATGGGCTTGCTTTTCAAAATTGCAAGAAGCGAAGAAGAAATGGAGCAAATTCACAAACTAAATTATCGTACATTTGTCGAAGAGATCCCGCAGCATCCAAAGTCTGATACAGAGAGAAGAGTTGACCCTTTTCACGCTGAAAATACGTACCTTATCTGCTTAAAAAACAAAGAACTAATTGGGATGATTGCTGTTCGTGATAAGCGACCTTTTTCCATTGATAAAAAAATTGGTCCTGTAGAAGATCATCTTCCCTTTCAAGCTCATCTTTTATGCGAAATTCGCCTCCTCGCGGTTGATGCAAAAAATCGGAACGGCAGAGTGTTCCTTGGCCTTTCACAATTATTAGCCAATTACTGTATCAAACAAGGATACGACGCAGCAGTTATATCGGGAACCACCAGACAAACAAAGCTGTATACCCAGCTCGGGTTCACCGTATTTCATGATCCAGTCGGAACAGAAGATGCACAATTTCACCCCATGTATATCACCAGAGACACCTTTGAAAAACAAGTCTCTTCACGCATAGGGATTTCTTCTAGCCGGTTTCTTCCCGGACCTATTATGGTAGCTGAGGATGTTACAAAAGCACTTATAAGTCCACCCATTTCGCATCGGTCAAAAGCCTTTCTAGCATTATTTAATTCTGTAAAAGAAAAACTTCTAAGATTAACAAAAGCGGCGAATTGTCAGCTTCTTCTTGGGTCTGGAACGCTTGCGAATGAAGTCATCGCCATGCAGCTGAAAAAACTTTCGAACGGAGTCATTTTTATTAACGGGGAGTTTGGAAAGCGACTGCAAGGTCACGCCATCCGTGCTGGCTTATCTTTTGAAAGTTACGAAATACCGTGGGGAACATCATTTTCTCCGCAAGAAATAAAAGAGGTCATTAACAAGCATAACCCTGAGTGGATCTGGTTCACACATTGTGAAACATCGACTGGTGTTCTAAACTCTTTGGAAGATATGCAGAAAGTCTGCATGGAAAAGGATATAAAAATCTGCCTTGATGCTATTAGTTCCATAGGAGCTAGCCCAATAAATCTCTCAAATATCTATCTTGCCTCCGGCGTTAGCGGAAAAGCACTAGGCTCGTATTCAGGTCTTTCCATTGTGTTTCACCAACATTACATGAAAAAAGATGAGGCAATTCCAGGGTATCTGGATCTCGGATGGTATATAGAGAACGACGGAGTCCCATTTACACAATCTTCGAATCTCATCTCCGCTCTTCACCAGGCACTAGAAGCTTATGAAGAGGACCAGCCTTTTGAAAGAATTGGTCGTCAATATCTGTATATTCGCGAGTTTCTCGAATCTCATGGCATCCATGTCCTATCCAAGATAGAACATTCCTGTCCGACCATTATGACCATTCCATTCCCAACAAAAATACCCTCAACCTTTATCGGTGAGGATATGGAGATGAATGGGTATTTATTACACTATGAAAGTGCATATTTGAAACAAAATAACTGGGTTCAAATCTCTCCTATTAATAATATTGAAGAGAAGGAGACACAACGTATGCTATCCCAGCTTAAAGAACTAGTTACATACTATCAGTCTCTATAA
- a CDS encoding glycerol-3-phosphate acyltransferase, translating into MVIVIYFFLSYFIGCIMFGYIIGRLFGKIDIRKVGSGNVGARNIGRSLNKTAFVATFLGDASKGAAVILLGRMLGFAEEIQLVGFLFVLIGHIWPITLSFKGGKGISSFLGGIIAFEPTVTIVILISFAITYPLFRSFTMSGLLSLCILPIYFFIESYTYTSVGMIALAVITILFAHRTNIKERV; encoded by the coding sequence ATGGTAATAGTGATTTATTTCTTCCTTTCTTACTTCATTGGATGCATCATGTTTGGATACATTATTGGAAGATTGTTTGGGAAGATTGATATTCGGAAGGTAGGTAGCGGAAACGTAGGTGCCCGTAATATCGGGCGAAGTTTAAATAAGACGGCCTTTGTAGCTACTTTTTTAGGAGACGCGTCTAAAGGAGCGGCGGTTATCCTTCTTGGCAGAATGCTAGGATTTGCAGAGGAGATTCAATTAGTTGGATTTCTATTTGTCCTTATAGGACATATTTGGCCCATCACCCTTTCCTTTAAGGGAGGAAAAGGGATCTCTAGCTTTCTCGGAGGAATCATTGCTTTTGAACCGACCGTAACCATTGTCATTCTCATTAGCTTCGCCATCACATATCCCTTGTTCCGCAGCTTTACTATGTCTGGTCTACTAAGCCTATGCATTCTTCCGATCTATTTCTTTATTGAGTCATATACATACACTTCCGTCGGAATGATCGCACTCGCAGTAATCACGATTCTTTTTGCTCATCGAACAAATATAAAAGAAAGAGTATAG
- a CDS encoding ABC transporter substrate-binding protein — protein sequence MRQKFYALFALLALSLGILAGCGSTTEKAEDNQNTEGQTEQSEQQAAFPLTLTDALDNEVVIEEEPKTIVSLIPSNTEIVYELGLGEKVVGLSDYDNYPEETANVEKVGGMEFNVEKIVSLNPDIVLAHESSALAAEAGLTQLKDAGITVFVVNDAVNFEEVYETINLIGQMTGTTEEAEALTADMKAKLDEIKEKAATVTEKKKVFVEVSPAPDIYTPGKNTFMDIMLQVINAENAAGDLDGWASIDQESIVERNPDVIITTYGYYSEDPVGQVTSREGWADMTAVKNKQVVDVHSDLVTRPGPRLVEGVEELAKAVYPEVFNN from the coding sequence ATGCGCCAAAAATTTTACGCACTATTTGCATTACTCGCACTATCACTAGGAATTCTTGCTGGTTGTGGGAGCACAACTGAAAAGGCAGAAGATAACCAAAATACAGAAGGTCAAACGGAACAAAGTGAACAACAAGCAGCCTTCCCACTTACACTTACAGATGCTCTAGACAATGAAGTGGTTATAGAAGAAGAGCCAAAGACCATTGTTTCATTAATTCCAAGTAACACAGAAATCGTGTATGAGTTAGGTTTAGGTGAAAAGGTAGTTGGGCTCTCTGATTATGACAACTACCCAGAAGAAACGGCTAATGTTGAAAAAGTCGGTGGCATGGAATTTAATGTAGAAAAAATCGTTTCATTAAATCCTGATATTGTTTTAGCACATGAATCTTCAGCTTTAGCTGCAGAAGCGGGACTTACTCAATTAAAAGATGCTGGAATCACAGTATTTGTTGTCAACGACGCAGTGAATTTTGAGGAAGTGTACGAAACAATCAACCTTATCGGACAAATGACAGGAACTACAGAAGAAGCAGAAGCGCTAACAGCTGATATGAAGGCAAAGCTTGACGAAATTAAAGAAAAAGCGGCAACTGTCACTGAAAAGAAAAAAGTGTTTGTTGAAGTTTCGCCAGCACCAGACATTTACACACCAGGGAAAAACACATTCATGGATATTATGCTTCAAGTGATCAATGCTGAAAATGCAGCAGGGGATCTAGATGGATGGGCGAGCATCGACCAAGAATCCATTGTTGAGAGAAATCCAGATGTAATCATCACTACGTACGGCTACTACTCAGAAGATCCTGTAGGTCAAGTAACTTCTAGAGAAGGCTGGGCAGATATGACTGCCGTGAAAAATAAGCAGGTTGTAGATGTTCATTCTGATCTGGTAACACGACCTGGGCCAAGGCTCGTTGAAGGGGTAGAGGAACTTGCAAAAGCCGTATATCCGGAAGTATTTAATAACTAA
- a CDS encoding FecCD family ABC transporter permease — MQKPYIRKYLITNRLAAYTMGASFLLLAIVLGISLGTVKVPILSTIQILLAQLFPFVSLDGIDQMHVNIVSNIRLPRVILAGLVGAALAIAGAAFQGLLRNPLADPYTLGVSSGASVGAVVTLFFQLSLPVIGAFTLPVLSILFSFITIFLVLGFAQKIERSMRVETIILTGIIFSSFLGALISLMIALTGEELRQIIGWLLGSVSMRGWVYIKIILPFFLIGSAILIFNGKELNAMSFGEERAHHLGVNVQRRKHIILMAGSMLTGSAVAVSGTIGFVGLVIPHLARMLWGPDHKHLLPLSILTGSAFLILADLVSRTIIAPIELPIGVITALIGAPVFAVILLKTRAERSG, encoded by the coding sequence TTGCAAAAGCCGTATATCCGGAAGTATTTAATAACTAATCGATTAGCAGCATACACAATGGGAGCTTCGTTTCTCCTGTTGGCTATTGTACTAGGCATATCACTAGGAACCGTGAAAGTTCCTATCTTAAGTACGATTCAAATATTACTTGCCCAACTCTTTCCATTTGTATCACTAGATGGTATTGACCAAATGCATGTAAATATCGTTTCGAATATTCGCCTGCCAAGAGTTATCTTAGCAGGACTTGTTGGAGCGGCTCTAGCTATTGCTGGAGCTGCCTTTCAAGGTTTACTTAGAAATCCACTTGCAGATCCCTATACATTAGGAGTTTCCTCTGGTGCTTCAGTTGGAGCAGTTGTTACCTTGTTTTTTCAGTTGTCGCTTCCGGTCATTGGGGCATTCACACTTCCTGTTCTCAGCATATTGTTTTCTTTTATAACTATTTTTCTTGTATTAGGTTTTGCGCAAAAAATAGAGCGCTCCATGAGAGTGGAGACGATTATCTTAACGGGAATTATTTTTAGTTCCTTTCTCGGAGCTCTTATCTCCTTAATGATTGCCTTAACAGGTGAAGAGTTACGTCAGATTATTGGATGGTTACTGGGAAGCGTTTCCATGAGAGGGTGGGTATATATAAAAATTATTCTCCCATTCTTCCTTATAGGATCAGCCATCTTAATTTTTAACGGTAAAGAATTAAATGCCATGTCGTTTGGAGAGGAAAGAGCTCATCATCTTGGAGTGAATGTCCAACGAAGAAAGCATATTATTTTGATGGCGGGGTCCATGTTAACCGGCAGTGCAGTAGCTGTTTCAGGTACGATTGGTTTTGTTGGATTGGTTATTCCACATTTAGCGAGAATGCTTTGGGGGCCAGATCATAAACATCTACTTCCGTTATCGATTCTGACTGGTAGTGCCTTTTTAATTTTAGCTGACTTGGTGTCAAGGACCATCATTGCTCCTATTGAGCTTCCAATTGGGGTGATAACCGCTCTGATCGGGGCACCTGTCTTTGCTGTGATCCTACTAAAAACAAGAGCAGAAAGAAGTGGTTAG
- a CDS encoding adenosylcobinamide amidohydrolase, producing MLHVQHVSGGYAGNSIVKDISFEVKKGEMLGILGPNGSGKTTLLKMISGILPASEGTISIDGNKLSDYSPKELAKLIAVLPQHAADPFSYTVKETVSLGRYAHQRGWFHSWSLEDEETVLRVMEQTGTWSLQHRNIQDLSGGERQRVYLAQALAQEPRILLLDEPTNHLDLSYQKELFDLLKKWSKECELMVVSIFHDLNLAGLYCDRLLLLHEGKIVIEDTPNEVLKQDRIQNVYHTKIAKQPHPKVPVPQMVLLPEWENDQIEEIYQIDPSVIHASSERIVVKTEQPLKTMSSGVIGSGTGWYQNFVNRHVDKNYNYSDHKQEMANYLEKNGFIPGETVGMMTAVKLEDVSYKLYVDGHVSVFVVVTAGVGNAIDASVMDRDVYEYTPGTINTWIFVNGELSEEAFIQSIMTATEVKVKVLQNEEVLDLNTGTLATGTSTDSILIAATQKGTSIEYAGSFTQLGRLISRSVYECTTEAIRKSRMRKEGMS from the coding sequence ATGCTTCACGTTCAGCATGTCAGTGGCGGATACGCTGGTAATTCTATAGTAAAGGATATTTCCTTTGAAGTGAAAAAAGGCGAGATGCTCGGTATTCTTGGGCCGAATGGTAGCGGTAAAACAACGCTTCTAAAAATGATTAGTGGTATTTTGCCTGCTTCTGAAGGAACCATTTCCATTGATGGAAATAAGCTTTCTGATTATTCTCCCAAGGAACTTGCTAAGTTGATTGCGGTGCTGCCTCAACATGCGGCAGATCCATTTTCCTACACGGTTAAAGAAACGGTTTCGCTTGGGCGTTATGCCCATCAAAGAGGCTGGTTTCATAGCTGGAGCCTAGAAGATGAGGAAACGGTTCTACGAGTCATGGAGCAAACGGGAACATGGAGCCTTCAACACCGAAATATTCAAGATCTATCTGGTGGAGAGAGACAAAGAGTTTATTTAGCTCAGGCACTCGCTCAGGAACCACGTATCCTTCTTCTTGATGAACCGACCAACCACTTAGATTTAAGCTATCAAAAAGAGTTGTTTGATTTGTTAAAGAAGTGGTCAAAGGAATGTGAACTAATGGTCGTTTCCATTTTCCATGATCTAAATTTAGCGGGTTTATACTGTGACAGACTTCTGCTCCTTCATGAGGGGAAGATTGTGATAGAAGATACTCCGAACGAAGTGTTGAAACAAGATCGAATTCAAAACGTATACCATACGAAAATTGCCAAGCAGCCTCATCCAAAGGTTCCAGTTCCACAAATGGTGCTGTTACCAGAGTGGGAAAATGACCAGATAGAAGAGATATATCAAATTGATCCATCAGTGATTCATGCTTCATCAGAAAGAATTGTAGTAAAAACGGAGCAACCATTAAAAACGATGAGCTCTGGAGTGATTGGTTCTGGAACGGGCTGGTACCAGAACTTTGTTAATCGCCATGTAGACAAAAACTATAATTATAGTGACCATAAACAAGAAATGGCCAACTATTTAGAAAAAAATGGCTTCATTCCTGGGGAAACGGTTGGAATGATGACTGCTGTTAAGCTTGAAGATGTCTCATATAAGCTTTATGTTGATGGCCATGTATCCGTTTTTGTAGTCGTGACTGCTGGTGTTGGAAATGCAATAGACGCCTCCGTTATGGATCGAGATGTGTATGAATATACGCCAGGGACCATCAATACTTGGATCTTTGTGAATGGTGAATTGTCTGAAGAAGCATTTATTCAATCAATCATGACAGCAACAGAAGTAAAAGTGAAGGTGTTGCAAAATGAAGAGGTGCTGGACTTAAACACCGGGACACTTGCAACAGGTACATCTACAGATAGCATCTTAATTGCAGCTACCCAAAAGGGAACGTCGATTGAGTATGCAGGTTCCTTTACTCAACTGGGTAGATTAATTAGCAGAAGCGTTTATGAATGTACAACGGAAGCGATTCGGAAATCTAGAATGAGAAAAGAAGGCATGAGTTAA
- the cobS gene encoding adenosylcobinamide-GDP ribazoletransferase: MKTVRAFLLNLQFFTSIPVKMNLPMDAAHMKRAVGMFPLLGILQGSMYSVLLFTLVEWTPLSTVSIAFILWLAWIFFTGGLHLDGWMDASDAFFSYRDKEKRLEIMSDPRTGAFGVLSAIVLLSGRYLFLYEIIHLVHSYTYIVILFIPFLSRGVIGALLVLAPLAKNEGLAAFFRERLSKISLLSYPFYCMVVLIGLSLFLPALTPVFLLLLASALLCFLFIRKKSVHWFGGITGDVLGASAEGTEWLLWMIVWLWHYVGMA; the protein is encoded by the coding sequence GTGAAAACGGTCCGTGCATTTCTATTAAACTTACAATTTTTTACATCTATTCCTGTTAAGATGAACTTGCCAATGGATGCCGCGCATATGAAACGTGCTGTTGGCATGTTCCCGTTATTAGGAATATTACAAGGAAGCATGTATTCGGTCCTTCTTTTCACCTTAGTAGAGTGGACCCCATTATCGACAGTCTCCATTGCTTTTATCCTATGGTTGGCGTGGATCTTCTTTACAGGAGGTCTTCACCTAGACGGTTGGATGGATGCAAGCGATGCTTTCTTTTCATACCGGGACAAGGAAAAACGATTAGAAATTATGAGCGATCCCAGAACAGGAGCATTTGGTGTGTTATCTGCTATTGTGCTGTTAAGTGGTCGCTATTTGTTTTTATATGAAATCATCCATTTGGTTCATTCATACACTTATATAGTTATACTGTTCATTCCTTTTTTGAGTAGGGGAGTGATTGGTGCGTTATTGGTACTTGCTCCACTTGCAAAGAATGAGGGACTTGCAGCCTTTTTTAGAGAACGATTAAGTAAGATTTCTTTACTCAGTTATCCTTTCTATTGTATGGTCGTGTTAATAGGATTAAGCCTTTTCTTACCAGCGCTTACTCCCGTGTTCCTCTTGTTATTAGCAAGTGCTTTGTTATGTTTTTTATTTATCCGAAAAAAATCAGTGCACTGGTTTGGCGGAATAACCGGAGATGTGTTGGGAGCATCTGCAGAAGGGACGGAATGGCTGCTATGGATGATTGTGTGGTTATGGCATTATGTAGGCATGGCTTAA
- a CDS encoding histidine phosphatase family protein, producing MAAMDDCVVMALCRHGLTEANKKRAYLGWTDSPLCHQPSPLPTTYEGYFSSDLGRCVSTLQAFFPKVGPIQMSELREMHFGDFEGCTFDELKDNEEYNQWLDHYKEQATPNGESFQQFVRRIDIGWNKMIRELKNNHWKRSFVVTHAGVIRHLLARFSPEERAYWDWKVSHDFYYELLFSKKAFEKGERAFSLKKVSI from the coding sequence ATGGCTGCTATGGATGATTGTGTGGTTATGGCATTATGTAGGCATGGCTTAACAGAAGCAAATAAAAAAAGAGCCTATTTAGGGTGGACGGATTCCCCTTTATGCCATCAACCCTCACCATTACCAACGACTTATGAAGGGTATTTTAGTAGTGATTTAGGACGTTGTGTTTCCACGTTACAAGCATTCTTTCCTAAGGTAGGACCGATTCAAATGAGTGAGCTAAGAGAGATGCATTTTGGTGACTTTGAGGGATGCACCTTTGACGAATTAAAGGATAATGAAGAGTATAATCAATGGCTCGATCATTACAAAGAACAAGCCACACCTAATGGCGAAAGCTTTCAACAATTTGTAAGAAGAATTGATATTGGCTGGAACAAGATGATTAGGGAATTGAAAAATAATCATTGGAAACGTTCGTTTGTTGTCACTCATGCAGGTGTGATCAGGCATTTATTAGCTAGGTTTTCACCAGAAGAACGAGCATACTGGGACTGGAAAGTGTCACATGATTTTTATTACGAATTACTATTTTCGAAAAAAGCTTTTGAAAAGGGAGAACGAGCCTTCTCACTAAAGAAAGTATCTATTTAA
- a CDS encoding cob(I)yrinic acid a,c-diamide adenosyltransferase, whose translation MKIYTKTGDKGQTSIIGGRVDKDDIRVEAYGTIDEVNSFVGQAAADLNEDVFADVLADLEKIQHELFDCGGDLANVTAKRVPKLTDEAVQYLEQRIDVYTEEAPPLERFILPGGTKASATIHIARTVARRAERQIVSLAKADSTTPSVCLQYVNRLSDYFFALARVINFRLGVKDVEYVRSAKVFRN comes from the coding sequence ATGAAGATTTACACAAAGACGGGAGACAAGGGGCAAACAAGTATCATTGGTGGAAGAGTAGATAAGGATGATATCCGAGTGGAGGCGTATGGAACGATTGATGAAGTAAATAGCTTCGTTGGACAAGCGGCTGCGGATCTCAATGAGGATGTTTTTGCCGATGTGCTTGCAGACTTGGAGAAGATTCAGCATGAGTTATTTGACTGTGGAGGAGATTTAGCCAATGTAACAGCTAAACGTGTTCCGAAGCTTACCGATGAAGCTGTTCAGTACTTAGAGCAAAGAATCGATGTGTATACGGAGGAAGCGCCACCGCTTGAACGCTTTATTTTACCAGGAGGAACAAAGGCTTCTGCTACTATTCATATTGCTCGTACCGTTGCTCGTCGCGCTGAACGTCAAATAGTCAGTTTAGCAAAGGCCGATTCGACGACCCCAAGTGTATGCTTACAGTATGTAAACCGCCTTTCTGATTACTTTTTTGCTTTGGCGAGAGTAATAAATTTCCGTTTAGGTGTCAAAGATGTGGAATATGTAAGAAGTGCGAAGGTGTTTCGAAATTAG
- a CDS encoding VOC family protein: MEVKLGYVILYVESLEETKRFYGELLGLKLRNEFGSYIEYETGSTILSMNTRAGGREVTGLPIPDGIQKSHTFELGFVTEDVEGLVDRLHQAGVPVLLEPTEKPWGQKVAYVEDPDGHYIEICTPIP; this comes from the coding sequence ATGGAAGTTAAGCTTGGATATGTCATTTTGTACGTGGAAAGCTTAGAAGAAACAAAGCGATTTTATGGTGAACTACTTGGATTAAAGCTTCGAAATGAGTTTGGTTCCTACATTGAATATGAAACGGGCTCAACGATCTTGAGTATGAATACTAGGGCAGGCGGAAGAGAAGTCACTGGGTTGCCTATTCCAGATGGTATTCAAAAGAGTCATACGTTTGAGTTAGGCTTTGTGACGGAGGATGTCGAGGGGCTTGTGGACCGGCTTCATCAAGCAGGGGTACCTGTCTTACTTGAGCCGACAGAGAAACCATGGGGCCAAAAGGTGGCTTACGTCGAAGATCCAGATGGGCATTATATTGAAATATGCACTCCTATTCCTTAA
- a CDS encoding D-alanyl-D-alanine carboxypeptidase family protein — translation MRHLKWILVFFVLMSTVTAVPTKSHAIAAKGAILMEQESGRVLFERDAHTPMRIASITKIMTATLAIESGKMNEMVTISKKASVTEGSSLYLEPGDKIKLEDLVYGLMLRSGNDAAVAIAEHVGGSLDHFVKMMNKKAKEIGMTNTVFANPHGLDDHENHYSTAYDMALLTKYAMKNEQYRKISGTKEYHCKSLNRSIGTWFNKNKLLTILYPYSTGGKTGYTIRAKRTLVSTAEKDGLKLIVVTINDRQDWKDHMSLFNMAFQKYERVEVVSQEKFASFQGSYLGGVVPEHEIVYPMTKEEKESLQVQFKPSKQKDMRKGKVGELKVLVLGKEIGKTDLIGEDLPKSEKEDSDSWLKRLFN, via the coding sequence ATGAGACACTTAAAATGGATACTCGTATTTTTCGTACTTATGTCAACGGTGACTGCTGTTCCAACAAAAAGCCATGCCATTGCTGCAAAAGGGGCTATATTAATGGAGCAAGAATCAGGACGAGTATTATTTGAAAGAGATGCTCACACGCCAATGCGTATTGCAAGTATCACGAAGATTATGACGGCTACTTTAGCGATTGAATCTGGGAAAATGAATGAGATGGTGACCATCAGCAAAAAGGCATCTGTCACAGAAGGGTCATCTCTCTATTTAGAACCTGGGGATAAAATAAAACTAGAAGACCTTGTGTATGGGTTAATGCTTCGCTCTGGAAATGATGCAGCAGTGGCCATAGCAGAACATGTGGGTGGAAGCCTTGATCATTTCGTGAAAATGATGAATAAAAAGGCGAAAGAAATTGGCATGACAAATACGGTGTTTGCTAACCCACATGGCTTAGATGACCATGAAAATCATTATTCTACGGCCTATGACATGGCCTTGCTCACAAAATATGCCATGAAAAATGAACAGTATCGTAAAATCTCAGGAACAAAGGAATATCATTGCAAAAGTTTAAATCGTTCGATCGGTACATGGTTTAATAAAAATAAGCTTCTTACGATTCTGTACCCATATTCAACGGGAGGAAAAACAGGCTATACCATTCGAGCCAAGCGCACTCTTGTATCAACGGCAGAAAAAGATGGCTTAAAATTGATTGTCGTCACCATCAATGACCGACAAGACTGGAAAGACCATATGTCCCTGTTTAATATGGCTTTTCAAAAATATGAGAGAGTAGAGGTAGTTAGCCAAGAGAAATTTGCCTCCTTCCAGGGCTCTTACTTAGGTGGGGTTGTACCAGAACATGAAATCGTCTATCCAATGACCAAAGAGGAAAAAGAAAGTCTTCAAGTCCAATTTAAACCATCTAAACAAAAGGACATGCGAAAAGGAAAAGTAGGAGAGCTTAAAGTGCTAGTCTTAGGGAAAGAAATAGGAAAAACGGATTTAATTGGAGAAGATCTTCCGAAATCAGAGAAGGAAGACAGTGACTCGTGGTTGAAAAGACTTTTTAACTAG
- a CDS encoding D-alanine--D-alanine ligase, producing the protein MKTKLGLLYGGKSAEHKVSLQTALAVINALDHSKFEIHPIYITEEGSWVSGGLLTGPVETVRELIFTEGDALPPTSLTPALSSKGEEAGYDVIFPLLHGPNGEDGTVQGLLELLNLPYVGNGVLSSSVGMDKVLMKNVFAQAGLPQVNYVSFIRSSFEQNTEEAYNQVEAELGYPCFVKPANLGSSVGISKCSNREELAEACKEAFQFDRKIIIEQGVTAREVEIAVLGNDYPECSVAGEIVPKVEFYDYKAKYEDGNTALIIPAEISEEEYSQLKELAIKAFKALDCSGLVRADFFLTKDGKAYINEVNTMPGFTPFSMFPLLWKHTGVEYPKLIEKLVELAKERHAEKQKIKYTF; encoded by the coding sequence ATGAAAACGAAGTTAGGGTTATTATACGGTGGAAAATCTGCTGAACATAAAGTGTCGTTACAAACCGCATTAGCAGTAATTAATGCACTTGATCATAGCAAGTTTGAAATACATCCTATTTATATAACGGAAGAAGGCAGCTGGGTAAGTGGGGGGCTGTTAACTGGTCCTGTTGAAACGGTAAGAGAATTAATTTTTACAGAAGGTGATGCTCTCCCACCAACTTCTTTAACACCTGCGTTATCAAGCAAGGGGGAAGAAGCTGGTTATGATGTTATTTTCCCACTACTTCACGGTCCGAACGGAGAAGATGGAACCGTACAAGGATTGCTAGAACTGTTAAACCTTCCGTATGTCGGAAATGGTGTTCTCTCTTCTTCTGTAGGAATGGATAAGGTATTAATGAAAAATGTATTTGCGCAAGCTGGTTTGCCACAGGTGAACTATGTATCCTTTATCCGCAGCAGTTTTGAACAAAATACAGAAGAGGCTTATAATCAGGTAGAAGCAGAGCTTGGTTATCCTTGCTTTGTTAAACCAGCAAACCTTGGATCAAGCGTTGGAATTAGCAAATGTTCAAACCGTGAGGAACTTGCGGAAGCATGCAAAGAAGCATTCCAATTTGATCGTAAAATTATTATTGAACAAGGTGTGACGGCAAGAGAAGTTGAAATTGCTGTATTAGGAAATGATTATCCTGAATGCTCAGTTGCAGGAGAAATTGTACCTAAGGTTGAATTTTACGATTATAAAGCAAAATATGAAGACGGAAATACAGCTTTAATCATTCCGGCTGAAATTAGCGAGGAAGAGTACAGCCAGTTGAAGGAATTGGCAATAAAAGCTTTCAAAGCACTGGATTGCTCAGGATTAGTCCGTGCCGATTTCTTCTTAACAAAAGACGGGAAGGCATATATTAATGAAGTTAATACCATGCCAGGATTCACACCGTTTAGCATGTTCCCGCTTCTGTGGAAGCATACTGGCGTAGAATATCCAAAGTTAATTGAAAAGCTAGTGGAACTTGCCAAAGAGCGTCACGCAGAAAAGCAAAAAATTAAGTATACGTTTTAA